One region of Limnospira fusiformis SAG 85.79 genomic DNA includes:
- a CDS encoding M16 family metallopeptidase: MTQTLTPSFSDTQNVHRYVLDNGIILLVTENPAADIIATRLFLRTGTRWEPPHQAGLSHLLAAVMTKGTESLSSLEIAERVESVGARVSADTSSDYFLVGVKTVSGDFEDILELVAQLLRAPSFPEAEIELERRITIQGIRAQKEQPFSVAFDHLRRGMYQNHPYAISSLGTEETVSQITRADLQEFHQTYFRPDNLIISLAGRITLEKALSHIQRCFGDWKAPPTPLPKLTLPTIISNPHKAIAPQETQQSVIMLGYLAASVYHEDYATLKVMNTYLGNGLSSRLFVELREKRGLAYDVSAFYPTRLDASQFVVYMGTAPNNTAIAIDGLRAEVDRLTNTPLTEEELQVAKNKLLGQYALGKQTNSQLAQIYGWYETLELGIDFDQQFQIDVASVTVPQVLEISQKYFCQPYLVLVGPQAIVTPFSYSH; the protein is encoded by the coding sequence GTGACTCAAACCCTAACCCCATCATTCTCAGATACCCAGAACGTTCATCGCTATGTTTTAGATAACGGTATTATCCTGTTAGTCACTGAAAACCCGGCGGCGGACATTATCGCGACCCGTTTATTTTTGAGGACTGGGACCCGTTGGGAACCACCACACCAAGCCGGACTCTCTCACCTCCTCGCCGCCGTCATGACCAAAGGGACAGAAAGCCTGTCATCCCTAGAAATTGCCGAAAGAGTCGAGTCAGTTGGGGCGAGGGTTAGCGCGGACACCTCCTCCGACTATTTCCTCGTCGGTGTCAAAACCGTTTCTGGTGACTTTGAGGATATTTTGGAGTTAGTCGCCCAACTCTTGCGCGCCCCATCTTTTCCCGAAGCGGAAATAGAACTGGAACGCCGCATCACCATTCAAGGTATTAGAGCCCAGAAAGAACAACCATTTTCCGTAGCTTTCGACCATCTACGACGGGGAATGTATCAAAACCATCCCTATGCTATTTCCAGCCTCGGAACCGAAGAAACGGTAAGTCAAATTACCCGCGCCGACTTACAGGAATTTCATCAGACCTATTTTCGCCCAGATAATCTGATTATTTCCCTAGCGGGACGCATTACCCTAGAGAAAGCCCTAAGCCACATACAGAGATGCTTTGGAGACTGGAAAGCACCCCCGACTCCCCTCCCCAAACTCACCCTACCAACAATCATCTCTAACCCCCACAAGGCGATAGCACCCCAGGAAACCCAGCAATCTGTAATTATGCTAGGATACCTCGCCGCCTCGGTCTATCACGAGGATTATGCCACCCTCAAAGTCATGAACACCTATTTGGGCAATGGTCTATCCAGTCGCCTCTTCGTCGAATTACGCGAAAAGCGGGGACTAGCCTATGATGTCTCGGCTTTCTATCCTACCCGCCTAGATGCTTCCCAATTTGTCGTGTATATGGGTACTGCCCCTAATAATACTGCGATCGCTATTGACGGACTACGCGCCGAAGTAGACCGACTTACCAACACCCCCCTCACAGAAGAAGAACTCCAGGTCGCTAAAAATAAACTACTAGGACAATATGCCCTCGGAAAGCAAACTAACAGCCAACTCGCCCAAATTTACGGATGGTATGAAACCCTAGAATTGGGTATTGACTTCGACCAGCAATTTCAAATTGATGTCGCCTCGGTCACAGTTCCACAAGTCCTAGAAATATCTCAAAAATACTTCTGTCAACCTTACCTCGTCTTGGTCGGTCCACAGGCGATCGTCACCCCTTTTTCCTACTCCCACTAA
- a CDS encoding RNA-guided endonuclease InsQ/TnpB family protein, translating to MKGLVRNRHLAKSISDAGWSIFRCWLEYFGRKYGKVTIAVPPQYTSQDCSSCGQRVKKALSVRTHHCPHCGYEADRDVNAAINILRLGLTTVGHTGSYTLGESGPLAGLEKSCSVKSG from the coding sequence GTGAAAGGGTTAGTACGCAATCGGCATCTAGCCAAGTCGATTAGTGATGCAGGATGGTCAATATTTCGCTGTTGGTTGGAGTATTTTGGCAGGAAGTACGGGAAGGTAACGATTGCCGTTCCTCCCCAATATACGAGCCAGGATTGCTCAAGCTGCGGCCAACGAGTCAAGAAGGCACTCTCAGTCAGAACCCACCACTGTCCGCATTGCGGCTATGAGGCTGACCGAGATGTGAATGCGGCCATCAATATCCTGCGCCTGGGACTAACTACCGTGGGGCACACGGGAAGTTATACGCTTGGGGAGAGCGGGCCTCTGGCTGGGTTGGAAAAATCCTGCTCAGTTAAGTCCGGTTGA
- a CDS encoding HNH endonuclease — protein sequence MFQTKDGLHLHKHNWTPLVRHTLVRPDATPYDGNWTYWATRKGQTTDTPTKVAKLLKRQKGKCAWCGQYFTPSDIIEVDHIVPRSHGGKDEYKNIQLLHRHCHDNKTALDNAKAVSLTMEQSN from the coding sequence ATGTTTCAAACCAAAGATGGGTTACATCTGCATAAGCATAACTGGACCCCATTGGTCAGACATACCCTAGTGCGCCCGGACGCAACACCATACGACGGAAATTGGACTTACTGGGCAACCAGAAAAGGACAAACAACTGATACACCGACAAAAGTAGCCAAACTACTCAAAAGGCAAAAAGGTAAGTGTGCCTGGTGTGGGCAATACTTTACCCCATCAGACATAATTGAAGTAGACCATATTGTACCTCGAAGCCACGGCGGAAAGGATGAATACAAGAATATTCAATTACTGCACCGCCACTGTCACGATAATAAAACGGCATTAGACAATGCCAAAGCCGTATCCCTAACAATGGAGCAATCAAACTAG
- a CDS encoding RNA-guided endonuclease InsQ/TnpB family protein: MIVLEFKARVKPAQATAIDDAIRTAQFVRNKALRYWMDSQDVGKYDLSKLCKALAEEFPFAKKLNSMARQASAERAWSSISRFYDNCKKGIKPVGFPRFKKHSRSVEYKTSDGSVVEAPQFYRKSERRLNKANREKSRKYRKGAKPQSGNYHRARNRYARKHLRVSRQRNEWAKSIAYCVIQSNDLVAYVDAKRRAEGRLECERVSTQSASSQVD; encoded by the coding sequence ATGATTGTACTTGAGTTCAAAGCACGGGTAAAGCCTGCCCAGGCTACCGCTATAGACGACGCTATACGGACGGCTCAGTTTGTCCGTAATAAGGCGTTGCGCTATTGGATGGATAGCCAAGATGTCGGCAAATACGACCTTAGCAAACTCTGCAAAGCGTTAGCTGAGGAGTTTCCCTTTGCCAAGAAACTCAACTCCATGGCTCGTCAGGCTTCAGCAGAACGGGCCTGGAGTTCAATCAGTCGGTTCTACGACAACTGCAAAAAGGGCATTAAGCCCGTAGGATTCCCCAGGTTCAAAAAGCATTCCCGCTCGGTGGAGTACAAAACCTCTGATGGCAGTGTGGTGGAAGCACCGCAGTTCTATCGCAAGTCTGAAAGGCGGTTGAACAAGGCCAATCGAGAGAAGTCCAGAAAGTACCGCAAGGGGGCAAAACCACAGTCCGGGAACTATCACAGGGCTAGGAACCGATACGCCCGGAAGCATTTAAGGGTAAGTAGGCAGCGTAATGAGTGGGCGAAGAGCATCGCCTACTGCGTCATCCAATCTAACGATTTGGTTGCCTACGTAGACGCGAAGCGGCGCGCCGAAGGCAGACTTGAATGTGAAAGGGTTAGTACGCAATCGGCATCTAGCCAAGTCGATTAG
- the topA gene encoding type I DNA topoisomerase, whose protein sequence is MSTLVIVESPTKARTIRNFLPKDYQVEASMGHIRDLPPSADEIPEEYKGKTWAGLGVNVEGNFEPIYVIPKDKQKVVKELKKALKQATELVLATDEDREGESISWHLLQVLKPKIPTRRMVFHEITSEAILSALQHCRDLDEQLVHAQETRRILDRLYGYTLSPLLWKKIARGLSAGRVQSVAVRLIVNRERERRAFRQGGYWDLKALLEQGKTEFEAKLITLNGVKVATGSDFDESTGRIAEGRNVVLLDSDQAQALKERLREKLWSVSNIDQRSVTRKPAPPFTTSTLQQEANRKLRLSARQTMQVAQGLYERGYITYMRTDSVHLSEQAIVAARNCVEQKYGKEYLSPKPRQYTTKSKGAQEAHEAIRPAGSYFRTPQETELSGNDLKLYDLIWKRTVASQMADSRQTNISVDLQVEDAGFRATGKRIDFPGFLRAYVEGSDDPDAALENQEVPLPPLKVGQHPDCKDLEAVGHETQPPARFTEASLVKTLESEGVGRPSTYASVIGTIIDRGYAQIKGNALIPTFTAFAVNSLLEKHFPDLVDIRFTARMENTLDEIATGQADQLPYLQQFYSGDGGLENQVKEQESQIDAKVARTIELENLGDATDGMTYRLCLGRFGPYIEAQKDEEIITASIPQDLTPADLTPELIQELIGQKTEGPEKLGVHPEAGEPIFMLIGPYGPYVQLGEESETNKKPKRVSLPKGLEKDAVTLDVAVSLLSLPRLLGLHPETGAKVKAAIGRFGPYVVHESKEAKDYRSIKAPDDVLTITFERALELLAQPKVGRRGTKKTLTPLRELGEHPEDGEPLNIYDGRYGPYIKHGKINASLPKEQAIETFTLEQALELLKAKAASGSKSKSRSKSTSSTTAKKSTTAKKSTTAKKSTTAKKSTTAKKSTTRKKSSTKGETE, encoded by the coding sequence ATGTCAACTTTAGTTATCGTTGAATCACCGACCAAAGCCCGGACTATTCGTAACTTCTTACCGAAAGACTATCAGGTAGAAGCCTCAATGGGTCATATCCGGGATTTACCACCCTCTGCTGATGAAATTCCCGAAGAGTACAAGGGGAAAACATGGGCAGGGCTAGGGGTAAACGTGGAAGGGAATTTTGAGCCTATTTATGTAATCCCCAAAGATAAGCAGAAAGTGGTCAAAGAACTCAAAAAAGCGCTTAAACAAGCGACAGAGTTAGTTCTAGCCACCGACGAAGACCGAGAAGGGGAAAGTATTAGCTGGCACTTGTTGCAGGTGCTAAAACCGAAAATTCCCACCCGGCGTATGGTCTTCCATGAAATCACCTCGGAAGCCATACTCTCAGCCCTACAACATTGCCGAGACTTAGATGAACAACTGGTTCACGCCCAGGAAACCCGGCGGATACTCGATCGCCTCTATGGTTATACACTGTCACCACTGCTGTGGAAAAAAATCGCCCGAGGCTTGTCAGCCGGTCGGGTGCAGTCTGTAGCCGTAAGATTGATAGTAAACCGAGAGAGGGAACGTCGCGCCTTCCGACAGGGAGGATATTGGGATCTAAAAGCCTTGCTGGAACAAGGTAAAACCGAGTTTGAGGCGAAACTAATTACCCTAAATGGGGTAAAGGTAGCCACAGGTAGCGACTTCGATGAAAGCACTGGTAGAATCGCCGAGGGGCGTAATGTAGTCCTACTAGACTCAGACCAAGCCCAAGCCCTCAAGGAGAGACTGAGGGAGAAACTCTGGTCTGTCAGCAATATTGACCAACGCTCAGTTACTCGCAAACCCGCGCCGCCATTTACCACATCGACTCTGCAACAGGAAGCTAACCGGAAACTCAGACTTAGCGCCCGTCAGACTATGCAGGTGGCTCAAGGACTCTATGAGCGTGGTTATATTACTTATATGCGGACTGACTCTGTACATTTATCAGAGCAAGCCATAGTAGCTGCTAGAAACTGCGTTGAGCAGAAATATGGCAAAGAGTACCTGAGTCCGAAACCACGCCAGTACACGACCAAAAGTAAGGGCGCTCAAGAAGCCCACGAAGCTATCCGCCCGGCTGGAAGTTATTTCCGTACTCCCCAGGAAACTGAGTTAAGTGGTAATGACTTGAAACTGTATGACTTAATTTGGAAGCGGACCGTTGCTTCTCAGATGGCTGACTCTCGCCAAACTAATATCTCTGTTGACTTACAGGTGGAAGATGCAGGTTTTCGGGCGACGGGGAAACGTATTGATTTCCCTGGGTTTTTGCGGGCTTATGTAGAAGGGTCTGATGATCCTGATGCGGCTTTGGAAAATCAAGAAGTACCTCTACCACCTTTAAAAGTAGGTCAACATCCTGATTGTAAGGATTTGGAGGCAGTGGGACATGAAACCCAACCTCCGGCACGCTTTACAGAAGCATCTTTGGTCAAAACTCTGGAAAGTGAGGGGGTAGGTCGTCCGAGTACCTACGCGAGTGTCATTGGTACGATTATCGATCGCGGTTATGCTCAAATTAAGGGCAATGCTCTGATTCCTACTTTTACGGCTTTTGCCGTTAATAGCCTCCTGGAGAAACATTTTCCCGATTTGGTGGATATCCGTTTCACCGCTCGCATGGAGAATACTCTTGATGAAATAGCCACTGGACAGGCGGACCAGTTGCCTTATTTGCAACAGTTCTATTCCGGTGACGGGGGGCTGGAAAATCAGGTTAAGGAACAGGAAAGCCAAATTGATGCTAAGGTAGCCCGAACTATTGAATTGGAAAATTTGGGTGATGCTACTGATGGCATGACTTACCGTTTGTGTTTGGGTCGCTTTGGGCCTTATATTGAGGCACAGAAGGATGAGGAGATTATTACTGCTTCCATTCCTCAAGACCTGACTCCTGCTGACCTGACTCCTGAGTTAATTCAGGAGTTGATTGGACAAAAGACGGAGGGACCGGAAAAGCTGGGAGTTCATCCAGAAGCAGGGGAACCGATTTTTATGTTAATTGGTCCCTATGGTCCTTATGTGCAGTTGGGGGAAGAGTCGGAAACTAATAAGAAGCCGAAACGGGTCTCCCTTCCCAAGGGACTGGAAAAGGATGCGGTGACTTTGGATGTGGCTGTGTCGCTTTTGTCTTTACCTCGCCTTTTGGGACTGCATCCCGAAACGGGGGCTAAGGTTAAGGCTGCTATTGGTCGCTTTGGTCCTTATGTGGTTCATGAAAGTAAGGAGGCTAAGGATTATCGCTCTATCAAGGCTCCTGATGATGTCTTGACTATTACTTTTGAGCGGGCTTTGGAACTTCTGGCACAACCGAAGGTGGGACGCAGGGGGACTAAAAAAACTCTTACTCCCCTGCGAGAGTTGGGAGAACACCCGGAAGATGGAGAACCTCTCAATATCTATGATGGTCGCTATGGTCCCTATATTAAGCATGGCAAAATTAATGCTTCTTTGCCTAAAGAACAGGCGATCGAAACTTTCACCCTAGAACAGGCTCTGGAACTCTTAAAGGCTAAGGCGGCTTCTGGGTCGAAGTCGAAGTCGAGGTCGAAGTCTACTAGCAGTACCACTGCCAAAAAGTCCACTACTGCCAAAAAGTCCACTACTGCCAAAAAGTCTACTACTGCCAAAAAGTCTACTACTGCCAAAAAGTCCACGACTAGGAAAAAATCCAGCACTAAGGGGGAAACGGAATAA
- a CDS encoding ABC transporter permease — protein MSDDYLSLSYGQLGASVLLIIINVALSVQLRLGLERSLAIASLRCVVQLLLVGYILEWLFALDNPWVVLAIALLMAAIAGISAVNRTSRRFAGIYWRSLLSVLVSALLITNLSVIGIIQVQPWYNPQYLIPLLGMILGNTLNGISLGLDRFMEGVVSNRNGIETLLALGATRWEASHKQIQTAVRTGMIPMINSMMVMGVVSLPGMMTGQILAGASPLDAVRYQIVIIFAIASASALGTLGVVILAWLALFSPSHQLLSDRLDQITKK, from the coding sequence ATGTCGGATGATTACCTTTCCCTCAGTTATGGACAACTAGGCGCATCAGTTTTATTAATTATCATCAACGTCGCCCTATCCGTACAATTACGCCTAGGCTTAGAACGCTCCCTCGCCATAGCCTCACTGCGTTGCGTAGTACAATTATTGTTGGTGGGCTATATCTTAGAATGGTTATTCGCCCTGGATAACCCCTGGGTAGTATTAGCGATCGCCCTATTAATGGCAGCCATAGCCGGAATATCAGCAGTAAACCGAACATCGCGCCGTTTTGCGGGAATCTATTGGCGGAGTTTACTGTCAGTATTAGTATCAGCCCTTTTAATCACCAACCTATCAGTCATCGGCATCATTCAAGTACAACCTTGGTACAATCCCCAATATTTAATCCCTCTGTTGGGAATGATCCTCGGAAACACATTAAACGGAATTTCTTTAGGCTTAGACAGGTTTATGGAAGGAGTCGTCAGTAACCGTAATGGCATTGAAACCCTACTCGCCCTAGGTGCTACCAGGTGGGAAGCCAGCCATAAACAAATTCAGACCGCAGTCCGAACCGGCATGATACCTATGATTAACTCTATGATGGTTATGGGTGTAGTTAGTTTACCCGGTATGATGACTGGTCAAATTTTAGCCGGAGCCAGCCCCCTTGATGCTGTACGCTATCAGATTGTGATTATCTTTGCGATCGCCTCCGCCAGCGCCCTCGGAACTCTCGGAGTCGTCATACTAGCCTGGTTAGCCCTATTCAGTCCCAGTCACCAACTCCTAAGCGATCGCCTTGATCAGATCACCAAAAAATGA
- a CDS encoding ABC transporter ATP-binding protein, with the protein MAILEAIKIGCQKIQPSQTTEQAARWLWRGLSFELEPGIQLGLVGATGTGKSLLLRAIACLDPLGEGEIRYLDRSLSAWNLPLYRSQVIYLHQRPIMFEGSVEANLKAVYQLAVNSHRRYDPHRVRDLLETFNRHPEFLYQPAANLSGGESQIVAIIRSLQLEPTLLLLDECTASLDPDTTQKVEKAIASWLAANPQRACIWTSHDPQQIQRVTNQQLILSEYVG; encoded by the coding sequence ATGGCAATTCTGGAAGCCATCAAAATCGGCTGTCAAAAAATACAACCTTCCCAAACCACAGAGCAAGCAGCCAGGTGGCTATGGCGTGGTTTATCGTTTGAACTAGAACCGGGCATACAATTAGGCTTGGTCGGTGCGACGGGAACCGGAAAAAGTTTATTATTGAGAGCGATCGCCTGCCTTGACCCCCTAGGGGAAGGAGAAATCAGATATTTAGATCGCTCCCTGAGCGCCTGGAATTTGCCCCTGTACCGCTCACAAGTCATTTACCTACATCAACGCCCCATCATGTTCGAGGGTAGCGTAGAAGCCAACCTAAAGGCAGTCTATCAACTGGCGGTTAACTCCCACCGTCGCTATGACCCTCACCGAGTCCGAGACCTACTCGAAACCTTCAACCGACACCCGGAGTTTCTCTACCAACCCGCCGCCAACCTATCAGGGGGAGAAAGTCAAATTGTGGCAATTATCCGATCGCTACAACTAGAACCCACCCTTTTATTATTAGACGAATGTACAGCATCTTTAGACCCGGACACCACCCAAAAAGTGGAAAAGGCGATCGCCTCCTGGTTGGCGGCGAACCCTCAACGTGCTTGTATTTGGACTAGCCACGACCCCCAGCAAATTCAACGAGTTACCAATCAACAACTTATCCTTTCTGAATATGTCGGATGA
- a CDS encoding RNA-guided endonuclease InsQ/TnpB family protein, with amino-acid sequence MKEYSADGTPMAQSRPSEPPLGNDDTTLSHILLPNQAVTNAKSLSMPELVAAPSSPTSTDRWPHCPTSTPKQKSSQKSEAGSTSRERKCWSDWDIICQEMSAWLSLPTQTDWQYGDLTCFDGSVSKTGAHSWFSTRQVSVQNQKWLRTSSPSSTASVPDYTDGVNTKLRSKKIRIYPSPELNQVWRKWLAACRYCYNQAIALSRSGKRLSKLKLRNKVMPSDLPEWVKETPCHIRQNAIFDAYQALTASPDARFRSCRDSSQGIKFNNTNFSSGSWYPRLTKGLTFMVSEAIPKTCGQGTQLVFTKGRWLAIFPEPVAVTPTEANGVIALDPGVRTFITGFDGSRFLELGSGDIGRITRLCQHLDDLMSRIAKEPCRSRRRRMRQAAQRMRTKIRNLVDEAHKQIAHYLTHNYSIIFLPTFETSDMVAKAKRKIRSKTARAMLTWAHYRFKLTLRHQGEITGTTVVDVTEEYTSKTCTHCGQMHSQLGGSKVFRCPECGFTLPRDWNGAFGIFLKALRDTASVTLTGNSAIVALSGNSRINVA; translated from the coding sequence ATGAAAGAATACTCCGCAGATGGGACTCCAATGGCTCAATCGAGACCATCAGAACCCCCGCTGGGCAACGACGATACAACGTTGAGTCATATACTGCTGCCAAATCAGGCAGTGACAAACGCAAAGTCGTTATCTATGCCAGAGTTAGTAGCCGCGCCCAGCAGTCCGACCTCAACCGACAGGTGGCCGCACTGTCCAACCTCTACCCCGAAGCAGAAGTCGTCTCAGAAATCGGAGGCGGGCTCAACTTCAAGGGAAAGAAAATGCTGGTCTGACTGGGACATCATTTGTCAGGAGATGTCCGCATGGTTGTCGTTGCCCACCCAGACCGATTGGCAATATGGGGATTTGACTTGTTTCGATGGCTCTGTGAGCAAAACAGGTGCTCACTCATGGTTCTCAACGAGACAAGTCTCAGTCCAGAACCAGAAATGGTTGAGGACATCCTCGCCCTCTTCCACTGCTTCAGTTCCCGATTATACCGACGGAGTAAATACAAAACTCAGGTCAAAGAAGATCCGGATTTACCCCAGCCCAGAGCTAAATCAAGTCTGGCGTAAATGGCTGGCTGCTTGTCGGTATTGCTATAACCAAGCAATTGCATTATCCCGGAGTGGTAAACGACTAAGCAAGTTAAAGTTACGCAATAAAGTGATGCCGAGTGACTTACCCGAATGGGTCAAAGAAACACCCTGCCACATTCGGCAAAATGCCATCTTTGATGCCTATCAGGCTTTGACCGCCAGTCCTGATGCCAGGTTTAGAAGTTGTCGTGACAGCTCTCAAGGGATTAAGTTCAATAATACTAATTTCTCTTCAGGGAGTTGGTATCCAAGACTAACGAAAGGATTAACTTTCATGGTTTCCGAAGCTATCCCTAAAACTTGCGGGCAAGGGACTCAGTTGGTGTTTACCAAAGGTCGATGGTTGGCGATTTTCCCTGAACCAGTTGCCGTTACCCCAACTGAAGCGAATGGCGTAATTGCATTAGACCCGGGTGTGCGAACTTTCATAACCGGGTTTGATGGTTCACGATTTCTGGAATTGGGCTCCGGGGATATTGGACGCATTACTAGGCTATGTCAACATTTGGATGATTTAATGAGCCGAATCGCCAAGGAACCCTGTCGTTCAAGGAGGCGACGGATGAGGCAAGCGGCTCAACGAATGAGAACCAAAATCCGCAATCTAGTTGATGAAGCCCACAAACAAATTGCTCACTACTTGACTCACAACTACAGCATAATTTTTTTGCCCACCTTCGAGACTTCCGATATGGTTGCCAAAGCAAAGCGGAAAATCAGGTCTAAGACTGCCCGCGCCATGCTGACATGGGCGCATTATCGATTCAAACTAACCCTGAGACATCAAGGGGAAATAACTGGAACCACAGTTGTAGATGTGACGGAAGAATACACCAGCAAAACCTGTACTCACTGTGGTCAGATGCATTCCCAGCTAGGTGGCTCAAAAGTGTTCCGATGTCCGGAGTGCGGGTTCACTCTACCCAGGGACTGGAACGGTGCTTTTGGAATCTTTCTAAAAGCTTTGCGGGATACCGCCTCTGTTACCTTAACGGGTAATAGTGCTATCGTCGCATTGTCAGGCAATAGCCGGATAAATGTCGCGTAA
- a CDS encoding transporter substrate-binding domain-containing protein, translated as MQLGVYAAPATTTENLVRVGIYENKPKIFIDETGKPAGFWVDLLNPIARRQNWQLQYIPCEWNQCLELLEEGQLDLMVDVAHSEERDRRFNFNQEVVLHAADGSYLYVTTSREILLGYTPEELIAKNPTDILQPDQLYPVSLESSLNILPGISRPIIYRIRQKNGQYIWLETLTKVILDDQGEVRHLQSTSRDISDRIQAEEQLKYDALHDGLTGLPNRNHLMARLDMALKRAKNNPNLQLAILF; from the coding sequence ATGCAGTTAGGGGTGTATGCTGCCCCGGCTACAACTACAGAGAATCTAGTTAGGGTGGGGATATATGAAAATAAACCCAAGATTTTTATTGATGAAACTGGTAAACCTGCGGGGTTCTGGGTAGATTTACTTAACCCTATAGCAAGGAGGCAAAATTGGCAGTTGCAGTATATCCCCTGTGAGTGGAATCAATGCCTAGAATTACTGGAGGAAGGACAACTTGATTTAATGGTAGATGTGGCTCACTCAGAAGAACGCGATCGCCGTTTTAACTTTAACCAAGAAGTTGTTTTACACGCTGCTGATGGCAGTTATTTATATGTGACTACCTCCCGTGAAATATTGCTAGGATATACCCCAGAGGAACTGATTGCCAAAAATCCCACTGATATTTTACAACCAGACCAATTATATCCGGTATCTCTGGAATCTTCCCTAAATATTTTACCGGGAATATCTCGTCCAATAATTTATCGAATCCGCCAAAAAAATGGACAATATATCTGGTTAGAAACTCTCACCAAAGTGATTTTAGATGACCAAGGAGAGGTCAGACATTTACAGAGTACATCTAGGGATATTAGCGATCGCATTCAAGCAGAAGAACAGTTAAAATATGATGCCCTCCATGATGGCTTAACCGGACTTCCCAACCGGAATCACCTAATGGCGCGCCTAGACATGGCTTTAAAGCGAGCTAAAAATAATCCTAATTTGCAGTTAGCCATCCTGTTTTGA
- a CDS encoding putative bifunctional diguanylate cyclase/phosphodiesterase: MFDPLMHFQAVQQMHLENDLRKAIENNQLVLYYQPIVNIKNQRIQGLEALVRWQHPERGLLAPGHFINIAENTGLIIPIGRWLLHTACQQLAEWENQFPHHFLKMSVNLSVKQLDIFLLEQLDEVLNNYNLKQNSLVLEITESMLVANIEKTCDLLNQIKAKGIGLSIDDFGTGYSSLSYLHQLPVNSLKIDRSFVSPANLSDRHQVIAKSIIALSKLLKLHVIAEGVETPEQFHWLKKLGCEAAQGYLFSRPVPASDITEL, encoded by the coding sequence ATCTTTGACCCGCTGATGCACTTCCAAGCTGTCCAACAAATGCACCTAGAAAATGACCTCCGCAAAGCCATAGAAAACAATCAGTTAGTTTTATATTATCAACCTATTGTAAATATCAAAAACCAGAGGATTCAGGGATTAGAAGCGCTGGTACGTTGGCAGCATCCGGAAAGGGGTCTTTTAGCTCCTGGTCACTTCATTAACATTGCCGAAAACACTGGTTTAATCATACCTATAGGGAGATGGTTATTACACACAGCTTGTCAACAATTAGCCGAGTGGGAAAATCAATTTCCCCACCATTTTTTAAAGATGAGTGTGAATCTTTCCGTTAAACAATTAGATATTTTTTTACTAGAACAACTTGACGAAGTGCTAAATAATTATAATTTGAAACAGAATAGCTTAGTCCTGGAAATTACCGAGAGTATGCTAGTGGCTAATATTGAAAAAACCTGTGATTTACTCAACCAAATTAAAGCCAAAGGTATTGGTTTAAGTATTGATGACTTTGGCACAGGTTATTCTTCCCTTAGCTATTTGCATCAGTTACCTGTTAATAGTCTCAAAATTGACCGTTCTTTTGTCAGTCCCGCCAATTTGAGTGACCGCCACCAGGTGATTGCCAAATCCATTATAGCTTTAAGTAAATTACTGAAACTTCATGTAATTGCTGAAGGTGTGGAAACACCCGAACAATTCCACTGGCTGAAAAAACTCGGTTGTGAAGCCGCCCAAGGTTATTTATTTTCTCGACCTGTTCCGGCTAGTGACATCACGGAGTTATGA